One stretch of Filifactor alocis ATCC 35896 DNA includes these proteins:
- the pyrB gene encoding aspartate carbamoyltransferase, which translates to MKHLIGINDFTIEELAELIKVGQDISLHPQNYLDKMRGKVMATLFFEPSTRTKFSFETAMLRLGGQIIGLSEVKNSSVAKGESLKDTVQTVACYTDLIVMRHPMEGAPQLATEILDVPLINAGDGGHQHPTQTLTDLLTIYKEKGRLDNLNIALVGDLKYGRTVHSLVEAITKYDNNTFFFVSPKELEMPEYVKNGIKGGCFFESRSLEEVLPQVDIVYMTRIQKERFDDLETYERLKNVYILDEEKMKLAKEDTIIMHPLPRVNEITEGVDKDKRAKYFDQAKNGMYIRMALIMKLIEEAEKDPSRPTKPEYSTIYTTCPNPKCISNHEYVERVEFHEKTAEDHAYSCEYCDRVITI; encoded by the coding sequence ATGAAACATTTAATCGGAATTAACGATTTTACAATTGAAGAATTGGCGGAATTGATTAAGGTAGGACAAGATATTTCTTTGCATCCCCAAAATTATTTGGATAAGATGAGAGGAAAAGTCATGGCTACCTTATTTTTTGAGCCTTCTACCAGAACAAAGTTCAGTTTTGAGACAGCAATGCTTCGTTTGGGAGGACAAATTATCGGATTGTCCGAAGTAAAAAATTCTTCCGTAGCAAAAGGAGAATCTTTGAAAGACACCGTTCAAACCGTAGCTTGTTATACAGATTTAATCGTAATGAGACATCCGATGGAAGGAGCACCGCAACTTGCGACCGAAATTCTTGATGTTCCTTTGATTAACGCGGGAGACGGCGGGCATCAACATCCGACACAAACATTGACAGACTTGCTTACCATCTATAAAGAAAAAGGTCGTTTGGATAATTTGAACATCGCATTGGTAGGAGATTTGAAGTATGGAAGAACAGTACATTCTCTTGTTGAAGCAATCACTAAATATGATAACAATACATTCTTTTTTGTATCACCGAAAGAGTTGGAAATGCCGGAATATGTAAAGAACGGTATCAAAGGCGGATGTTTCTTCGAGAGCAGAAGTTTGGAAGAAGTTCTTCCGCAGGTAGATATTGTGTATATGACAAGAATCCAAAAAGAAAGATTCGATGATTTGGAAACATACGAACGTTTAAAAAATGTATATATTTTAGATGAAGAGAAAATGAAGTTGGCAAAAGAAGATACGATTATTATGCATCCGCTTCCAAGGGTAAACGAGATTACTGAAGGTGTGGATAAAGATAAGCGTGCAAAATACTTTGACCAAGCAAAAAACGGAATGTATATCAGAATGGCATTGATTATGAAATTGATTGAAGAGGCTGAAAAAGATCCGTCACGCCCAACCAAACCGGAGTATTCCACGATATATACTACTTGCCCGAATCCAAAATGCATCTCGAATCATGAGTATGTAGAGAGAGTGGAATTCCATGAAAAAACAGCAGAAGATCATGCATACAGTTGTGAGTACTGTGATAGAGTAATTACAATTTAA
- a CDS encoding amidohydrolase family protein — translation MLWIQNAMIPELNRVDDVLVKDDNIFKIGRESVLSYVKGTKEKVDMIEAEGLYLLPSFVDSHFHLRNPGFAYKQTYGEADVACMKGGYTDVIAMANTKPVADCPEVVQEVLDNAKPLHLDVYQAGSVTKGLLGEELVAFKEMMALTKIFSDDGKNVDNAEVMKKALAKSQELGFLIMDHSEPETEMVIRNIELVKEVGGNLHFCHISRKASVEAIVKAKEMGLHVTFEVTPHHLFSHGLSYRVNPPIATKEDSEYLVEAIKRGYVDYVGTDHAPHSDDDKKKGAPGIINIENAFSMIRKVCFEHNIDWNTMIQLMSVRPATLIDKKRGVQEGNIADLILVSDKETTLLKEELTTRSKNTPYDGQEVRGIVEKTIVKGEIAYDNERA, via the coding sequence ATGTTGTGGATTCAAAATGCAATGATTCCGGAATTGAATAGAGTAGACGATGTATTGGTCAAGGATGATAACATTTTTAAGATTGGAAGAGAGTCTGTTTTATCTTATGTGAAAGGTACAAAAGAAAAAGTTGACATGATTGAGGCAGAGGGGTTGTACCTTTTGCCTTCCTTTGTAGATAGCCATTTTCACCTTAGAAATCCGGGTTTTGCTTACAAGCAAACTTATGGCGAAGCGGATGTTGCCTGTATGAAGGGTGGATATACCGATGTGATTGCGATGGCAAACACCAAGCCTGTTGCAGACTGTCCCGAAGTTGTACAAGAAGTATTGGACAATGCCAAACCGCTTCACTTAGATGTGTATCAAGCAGGTTCTGTAACAAAAGGACTGCTTGGAGAAGAGTTGGTAGCCTTCAAAGAGATGATGGCATTGACCAAGATTTTTTCAGATGACGGAAAAAATGTAGATAACGCCGAAGTGATGAAAAAAGCATTGGCAAAATCACAGGAATTAGGTTTTTTGATCATGGATCACAGTGAACCGGAAACTGAGATGGTCATTCGAAACATTGAGCTTGTGAAAGAGGTCGGCGGAAACTTACATTTTTGTCACATCAGTCGCAAGGCATCCGTAGAAGCGATTGTGAAAGCAAAAGAGATGGGTTTACATGTTACATTTGAAGTAACTCCACACCATTTGTTCAGTCATGGATTGAGCTACCGTGTCAATCCGCCGATTGCAACAAAAGAGGACAGTGAGTACCTTGTAGAGGCAATCAAAAGAGGTTATGTAGACTATGTAGGAACAGATCACGCTCCGCATTCGGATGATGATAAGAAAAAAGGTGCACCGGGAATCATCAATATCGAAAATGCTTTTTCTATGATTCGAAAAGTATGTTTTGAACATAATATAGATTGGAACACAATGATACAGTTGATGTCTGTCCGTCCGGCAACATTGATTGACAAAAAAAGAGGAGTACAGGAAGGAAATATCGCTGATTTGATTCTTGTATCAGATAAAGAAACGACTCTTTTAAAAGAAGAATTGACAACACGAAGCAAAAATACACCGTATGACGGACAAGAAGTGCGAGGAATTGTCGAAAAAACAATTGTGAAGGGAGAAATTGCATATGACAATGAAAGAGCTTAA
- a CDS encoding YIP1 family protein produces MSDYNEYEEYEEGNFLERSVNFVIAPRSLMEKEPEILWPLIALFLVVSVHTIVKEETSLIVVISACIFIFLIALGLAFLLFVINKMFSGEMSYKEAFWIMLIMLVMQSIGGLLGAIAGKVSGTEYLVTVFQTPFRLWSYYVGAVLIEESSCLEIWKCILIMVLAMLVIPVSIAFVIIDWGFSSGIF; encoded by the coding sequence ATGTCAGATTACAATGAATATGAAGAGTATGAAGAAGGTAATTTTTTAGAGCGTTCGGTCAATTTTGTTATTGCGCCGAGAAGTCTTATGGAAAAGGAGCCGGAAATTCTTTGGCCGTTGATTGCTTTATTTCTTGTTGTGTCTGTTCATACTATTGTTAAAGAAGAAACCTCATTGATAGTTGTTATTTCAGCGTGTATATTTATATTTTTAATAGCGCTTGGACTGGCATTTTTGCTTTTTGTGATAAACAAAATGTTCAGTGGTGAGATGAGCTATAAGGAAGCATTTTGGATTATGTTGATTATGCTTGTAATGCAAAGTATAGGTGGACTTTTAGGTGCTATAGCAGGCAAAGTGTCCGGGACAGAGTACTTGGTAACAGTATTTCAGACACCATTTAGATTGTGGTCTTATTATGTCGGTGCTGTGCTGATTGAAGAATCGTCCTGTCTTGAAATTTGGAAGTGTATTTTAATAATGGTGTTAGCCATGTTAGTAATACCTGTGAGTATAGCATTTGTTATAATAGATTGGGGATTCTCTTCCGGAATATTTTAA